CTTGTTGATGTGCGGCATCCATTGCGCCATCTAAGTTATTATCGTATGGCGTTAGGTCCAACATATCCAAGTGACAATGAGTGTCGATCAACATAATTTGCTTACCACTGATTTAATTCTTTTGTTAACTGCATACTGGGGTTTAAATTGGTTTTTTGAAGGTCTGCCTTTAAATTTTGTAGGGCTTGATATCTTTCCATTAAAGGGTAAATCCCCATTCTCGCCAGCAAATGACCATAAATTTCTTGCAAGGCAGGATGTAATGGCGCTCCCGCTGAATGGCATAAACATTGGTGTAAGATAGCAGCCAAACCATTGCAATAATCCATTATATTTTGTGCATCTACTCCCTTTAATAGGTCCGAAATAGAGGATCCTTGTTGCAACAATGACACCAATTTCGCTGGCATTTCAGAATACAATTCCGCCTTAGATTGTTTATCAATGGCCATCAAACGAAAAGGTTGTGTGGTTAACCAAAAGAGTTCTTTTAAGGCTTGTTTATCCGGCTGCTCATTTAACCAAGCTTCGACAATTTGCTGATTGGGAGTTGGCACACTGACCAATAAACAACGACTACGAATCGTTGCTAATAAACTGGTAGATTGTGAACTGGTTAGCAAAAAATAGGTTCTTTCGGCAGGTTCTTCAAGGGCTTTTAACACGGCATTGGCGGCATTTATGTTCATTGCTTGAGCATGACTGATAAGCACTACTTTCGTCTGCCCTACTTGCGGCTTTTGGGTGATTTTCTGGATCAAACTGCGAATTTGATCCACTTTAATCACCCCTTCTTCTCCGTCTAGCACACGAAAGTCAGGATGGGTTTCCGCCGCCATTAATTGACAAGAGTGACATTGACCACAAGCGCTGGCTTGCTGACTTTCACACATTAAATCCTTTGCCATAGCATAAGCCAAAGACTCTTGCCCTACTCCTTCAGCGCCGGTAATTAACAAAGCATGAGACAAGCTGCCAGCGAGCTTTAGCTGCTGAACCTGTTGCTGATTATCCACTAACCAAGGGGCGATGGTCATTGTACACTACCTATTTGCCAAGCAATGGCAAGTTGATCAAGCTGAGTAGCTATATCATTTTTTACAGCGTCAATAGACTGGCTCGCGTCGATGATTTTAACTCGGTTGGGTTCTTGCTTTGCACGAGCTAAAAAACCTTGGCGGACTTTTTCATGAAAGGCTAAGGATTCTTTATCCAATCTGTCTTGCTGTTGGCGTTGTACCACGCGCTGCTGACCAACTTCTACTGAGACATCCAATAGCAAGGTCACATCAGGTTGGCTTTCTGCTACCACCCATGACGCCAAAGTGTCTATCATGGTTTTATCTCCACCACGAGCATTACCTTGATAAACATAAGACGAATCCAAAAAACGATCACTAATGACCCACAATCCATTTGCTAAAGCAGGTTGTATCTTCTCTGCTATATGTTGGGCCCGTGCAGCAAAGACAAGAAGCAATTCTGTCAGGTCACTCACTCTTTCTTCACGACTATGCAAAATTAGCTGACGAATGTCTTCTGCCAAAGGTGTACCACCTGGTTCACGAGTCATTATGTAAGATATTTCGCGCGCCTCTAGCCAAGCTTGAATGGATTCTATGGCAGTTGATTTACCGCTGCCTTCGCCACCTTCTAATGTGATAAACCTGCCTTTCATTGTATCGCCTTTATTCTGCTTCTTGTGGTGTGGAACGGTAATCTTCACGGCGTTTATATTGATATTGACGCACTGCCCGATTGTGTTCTTTTAAGGTATTTGAAAAGGCGTGAGAACCATCCCCCTTAGCCACAAAATACAAAGCCTTAGTTTGACCTGGGTTTAAAGCCGCTTCAATGGCCGCACGGCCAACATTAGCGATCGGCGTCGGCGGCAAACCAAACACTCGATAGGTATTGTAGGGAGAAGATGACCTCAAGCCTTTGCGAGTTAAATTACCATCGTATTCATCACCAAGACCATAAATCACCGTAGGGTCTGTTTGTAATCGCATGCGTTTCTGTAAACGACTAATAAAGACCCTTGCAATTAACGGTCGCTCTGCAGGAACGGCTGTCTCTTTCTCAATGATAGACGCCATTATTAAGGCTTCGTAAGGCGTTTTATATGGCAAACCTTCTGCTTTGGACTGCCATAATACATCCAGGGTATTCACCAAAAGTCCATTGGCGTGTTTTAGAATGCTCACATCCGTATCACCATCATGATAACGGTAGGTATTGGCGAAAAATTGTCCTTCAGGATGAGGCACAGATAAATTCAGTTTTTGGGCTATTTCTTCGTTCGACAAGCCCAGCAAGGTCATCTTGATATTGCCTTTTTCACGCATTGTTTGAAGATAATCTTGCGTGGTTTTCCCTTCCAGTAATGTGATGTCATAAAAAATCGATTCACCAGAATCGAACAATGCCATCACTTCCATCAAAGATGAACCGGGTTGAATGGCATATTCTCCAACTTTAGGTACCCATGCAGGTTGCAGCTTGGCAGCAATCCTGGTCCAGTAGGCTTCAGGTATGATGTCAGCTTGTGCCAGTCTTTGCCCCAAACTGTGCGCGCTGTCACCCTTAACGACTTCAAATTTGGTTTCTGAGTCTATGTTGACAGGGCTGGTTACTCCCGAATACAGATAAACAGCAGCAACTGCTAGTAGAGTAACCGCTAAAAAAGCCACTCTATATAACCACTTAACGTATGCCATGCATTTCCTTAACTTGCATTAATCTTTGTAAATTCAATGTATTCACTCCAATAGCAAAATGACTTTGTTGAACTCTGATAACAGGAACAATTTTCATCAAACTGCTAGTGAGAAAAATTTCATCTGCCTTGAGTAAATCCTTTAATTCGTAACAACCTTCATTTATGACATGGAGTCCATTGGACGTAACAAGATCCAATATGCCTTGCCGAAAAGTACCTTTCACACCACTTTGCTCAATAGCAGGTGTAAAGAGCTGCCCCTCTTTAAACCAAAATACATTACTTTGAATGGCTTCAATCACCTTGCCAGTCGTATTTAACATCAAAGCCTCAAAAAAATCGCTCTGTAGATGTTGTTTTGCTAACACTTGTTCAAGTCGATTCAAATGCTTTATACCCGCAAAAAAAGCATTCTCGCTTAAAGGAACGGGCGATACGCTAATGGCTACACCTTGATTCTGTATGCTTTGGTAATCCGGAAAATCCAACACCCCAATAGCGACTGTATGTGACGCTTGCTCGGGCGGTAAATAGCCACGCCCTCCCTCACCTCTTGATACTAGTATCTTTACTACCTGATCTTGTTTTATGAGTGGTAAAATTCGCTGCTGAAGAAACCCTTCTAAACGGTTTTTATCATTGTTATCAAACGCCATACCAAGCCGTTCTAAACCAAGATATAAGCGTGCTAAATGATTGGATAGATTACAAAAATGCTTAGGCTTAGCATGAATGGTTTCAAACACACCGTCACCATAGGCCAGACCTCGATCTGCAGGTGAAATGGACATATCAGATGTGTAATTTACAAACCAAGTCATGGCTAATTAGCTCAATAATAAAGTCAGCTATGATAGCGCAAAAATAGATGGCGTCCCATAGGGGGTTCGAACCCCTGTTACCGCCGTGAAAGGGCGGTGTCCTAGGCCTCTAGACGAATGGGACACAATGCACTTTTATGAAAAAGTGACGAAATGGAGCGGGAAACGAGGCTCGAACTCGCGACCCCAACCTTGGCAAGGTTGTGCTCTACCACTGAGCTATTCCCGCAAATCAACACCCTACTCATTATAGGGTGAATAAAGTGGCGTCCCATAGGGGGTTCGAACCCCTGTTACCGCCGTGAAAGGGCGGTGTCCTAGGCCTCTAGACGAATGGGACACAAGCAGTTACACCCTACTCATTATAGGATGAGTAAAGTGGCGTCCCATAGGGGGTTCGAACCCCTGTTACCGCCGTGAAAGGGCGGTGTCCTAGGCCTCTAGACGAATGGGACACAATACACTTTTACGAAAGTGTGAAAATGGAGCGGGAAACGAGGCTCGAACTCGCGACCCCAACCTTGGCAAGGTTGTGCTCTACCACTGAGCTATTCCCGCTTATCGATTGCCTTTCAGCAATCACTGCCCTGCTCTAATGGCATTGCAGTTAAATTCAGTAATGGCGTCCCATAGGGGGTTCGAACCCCTGTTACCGCCGTGAAAGGGCGGTGTCCTAGGCCTCTAGACGAATGGGACACAATACACTTTTACAAAAGTGTGAAAATGGAGCGGGAAACGAGGCTCGAACTCGCGACCCCAACCTTGGCAAGGTTGTGCTCTACCACTGAGCTATTCCCGCTTATCGATTGCCTTTCAGCAATCACTGCCCTGCTCTAATGGCATTGCAGTTAAATTCAGTAATGGCGTCCCATAGGGGGTTCGAACCCCTGTTACCGCCGTGAAAGGGCGGTGTCCTAGGCCTCTAGACGAATGGGACACAATACACTTTTACGAAAGTGTGAAAATGGAGCGGGAAACGAGGCTCGAACTCGCGACCCCAACCTTGGCAAGGTTGTGCTCTACCACTGAGCTATTCCCGCATACTTACACTAATTTGCGTTTAACCTTCGACCGATAAACGCTAGACTATGTCACAACCTACTAAAAAGATTGGCGTCCCATAGGGGGTTCGAACCCCTGTTACCGCCGTGAAAGGGCGGTGTCCTAGGCCTCTAGACGAATGGGACAAGAATATAATCTTGCTGTGTGAGCGGGTGCGTATATTACTGTTACTAATCTTAAAATCAACAGTTTTTTTCATTAATTTAGGCCTTATAGAGAAAAACCTCTTTAAAAATCAATATTAAGGAAACATGTATGCTGACCAAATCCAATATCTTAGCTCTTTGTGTGTCGACTTTACTGTTAACTGGCTGCACCACAACACACTATATAAGTGTGGAGCCAGTCGCTGAGATCGAAGTCAACAACCTAACCAATGACCGCGTCATTAAGGTATCAACTAGCACCAAACTGACGAATTCTGTTGGATCAATTACCACAGGTTTAAATGAACGCGCGGATATATACACAACGAATGATGTTAAAGACAGCGTACAACAAAGCATTGTTAACGGTCTCAAAGAAATGGGGTTCACACCGGATCAAGGTGTTTTGCCAGCCGCCGATTTAAAAGTAAATATTACTAAGATGAGTTATCAGACCAAAGTCAAAACGTTAAAAACCATCGCCACCTTAGACTTTGAATTGAATCTCGTGCTAACCGCCAAAGGTCAGACCTATAAAGCCAACTATGGCTCACAGAAAGTGCGTGAGTATGGCACCATGCCTTATCAAGAGGACATTCAAAAGAACATGAATGAGTTGGCTAGTCAAACTGTGACCCGCCTATTAAAAGATCAAAACGTCATTACTCTACTTAAGCAGTAGCTTCTGTTTAAGTAGCTGAAAGAAAGCTTGATTAACTAAAAAATGGGCAAGCCAATGATTTGCCCATTGTATTTTGATACTAGCGAAGCAGGCAGCAAATTGGTCAGTTATAACTCGTCATCGTCCTTCTCTATAAAGGATAAGGACGCTGAATTTACACAGTAACGCAAGCCAGTTGGCTGCGGTCCATCTTCAAAGACGTGTCCCAAATGCGCATCACATTGCTGACAAACAATTTCGGTACGACGCATCATCCAAGACACATCTTCAACCTCGCCAATGTTATTTGTGTTGCCATCGTAAAAGCTTGGCCAACCTGATCCTGAATCATATTTGGTGTCTGAAGTAAAAAGCAGCGCACCACAACAACGGCAATGGTACTCCCCTTTCTCGTAAAACTTTTCATACTTACCGGTAAAAGCGCGTTCGGTGCCTTTTTTTCTTACTATGTTAAACACCTCTTCGGGTAATTCCTGCTGCCACTCTTGTTCCGTCTTTACTATTTTTTTACCTCTATCTGACTCAGTCATCTTGAATGCTCCCAAGTTAGGTGTAAAGTTATAGCCTTAGCTGTAACTAAGGACAATTTGGTGCAAATTCGTAAATCCAACAAACTCGCAAATATCTGTTATGAAATTCGTGGTCCCGTTCTCAAAGAGGCCATGCGAATGGAAGAAGAAGGCCAACGAATTTTAAAACTCAACATTGGCAACCCAGCGCCCTTTGGTTTTGAAGCACCAGATGAAATCCTAGTCGACGTCATTCGTAATTTACCGACTTCACAAGGCTACTCTGAATCAAAAGGCTTATTTTCTGCGCGCAAAGCCGTTATGCAAAAATATCAAGCCATGGGCATAAAATCCGCTGACGTTAACCAGGTATGGATGGGCAACGGTGTAAGCGAACTCATTGTCATGGCCATGCAAGCCCTGTTAAACGACGGTGATGAAATTCTCATTCCAGCCCCTGACTACCCTCTTTGGACCGCTGCCGCCACACTATCAGGCGGTTACGTTAGACACTATATGTGCGATCCTGGTTCCGGTTGGCAACCAGATATTAAAGACATACGCGCCAAGATCTCCAATAAGACCAAAGCCATTGTCATTATTAATCCTAACAACCCAACGGGCGCAGTGTATGAAAAAAGTGTCTTGCAAGCCATTGTGGATCTGGCAGATGAACACAATTTACTTATTTTCTCTGATGAAATTTATGACAAAATACTTTATGACGAAGCACAACATATCCCCACAGCAAGCTTAACCGAAGGCAGAATGCCTTGCGTTACCTTTAGTGGTCTCTCTAAAGTATATCGTACCGCTGGTTTTCGTTCTGGCTGGATGACCATCACTGGAGATTGCAGCAAAATTGGTGATTTTATCGATGGTATAGATATCTTAAGCTCAATGCGTTTGTGTGCCAACGTACCTGCGCAACATGCCGTGCAAACCGCACTGGGCGGTTATCAGAGTATTAATGAGCTCATTATACCGGGTGGCCGCCTCTATGAACAAAGGCAAGTTGCATTTGATGTTTTAGACTCAATTCCCGGTGTGAATTGTTATAAGCCACAAGGTGCCTTGTATCTGTTTCCACAACTCGACCCTAAAGTGTACGACATTAAGAATGATATGGATTTGGTGCTGCAGTTCCTCAAAGAAGAAAAGGTTCTTATTGTACAAGGCACAGGCTTTAATTGGCCGACACCGGATCATGTGCGCTTTGTGTTTCTTCCTCATATTGAAGAACTGACTCCCGCAATGGAGAGATTCGCCGCTTTCTTGCATAGATTAAGACGTTAAAATCCTTAATCTGGTGTCTTGAAATAATCCATCAAACCCCTACTATGCTCCTTACCAGTCTTTTTAGGAGCATAGTAAAATGCGTATCATTCTTTTCCTTTTGACCAACCTAGCTGTCCTAGTCGTGGCAGGCATAGTGTTAAGTCTATTAGGCGTAAATGGCTACATGAGTAGCAATGGATTAAATCTTTCGTCCTTGCTGATTTTCTGTGCAGTCTTTGGTTTTACCGGTAGTTTTATTTCACTATTTTTATCCAAATTCATGGCCAAAAGAGGCTCTGGTGCAGTGGTTATTGAACAACCACGAAACCACAAAGAAGTTTGGTTATTGGATACAGTGAAAGAACTGTCTAATACAGCTGGCATTAAGATGCCAGAAGTTGCCATCTTTCCATCTCACGATGCTAACGCTTTCGCTACCGGCTGGAATAAAAACGACGCTTTGGTCGCTGTATCCAGCGGCATGCTAGAGCGCTTTCCACCCGATGAAATCAAAGCCGTTTTAGGACATGAAATTGGTCACGTAGCAAATGGCGATATGGTGACATTATCTCTTATTCAAGGGGTGGTGAACACTTTCGTTATGTTCTTTGCCCGGATCGCAGCTTACGCGGTGGATCAATTCCTGCGCCGAAACGACAGCAGTAACTCTGTTGGTTTTGGTTACTACATTGCAACATTTGTGTTTGAGATTGTATTTGGCATCTTGGCGTCCATGATCGTTATGTGGTTCTCACGTTTCCGTGAATTTCGTGCCGATGAGGCAGGTGCTAAGTTGGCAGGCAAAGGCGCTATGATCGCTGCCTTGGCACGCTTACAGCAAGAACATGAAGAATCACACATGCCAGACTCTATGTTGGCGTTTGGCATTCGTCAGGGTAAGCGCCCAAGTTTAGGCGAGTTATTCTCAAGCCATCCGCCTATTCGTGATCGTATCCAGGCTTTGCAAGCCCTATAAAATCAAGATCCAAAAACCAAAACGCCAGCAAATTTGCTGGCGTTTTTCATGGTTATTCATCACTATTTTTTATTCTGCAATGTCTCTAATATATAGGCTATTAAAGGAATGCCACCTTCTTTAGGCGGATTGCGAAAACGTATACCGTAGACATAAAAATATTCCACTCCCATACGTGTTAAAAATTCATTATCCACCATGCTGGCCTGTACTTGCTCTAGCATTTGAATTTCCTGAGATCGAATCTCACAATCCAATTTCAACAAATGTGAATAGCTGCCAATTTTTACATTGCAAGCCATTTTCATGGTCTGATTTACCGAACCAAAATCTTCTTTGGAAATCAGCTTAGCGCCACCATAACTCAAGTCTGTAATAATGGCCGATGACACGTCATTAATAGAGGTATTACTGCCATCCCCTTCCACATTACAAATTAAGCGTGTCTCAACCCGCACTGCCTGACGCACTTCAGAAACTTCAACGTAACTTGGGTAAGCTATGTGTAAATGTGCCGCAGGTTCCAAATAGCTTTTTGCTACTTTACTGGAAAAAGCACATACATGAGTACTTAACATTAAGCGTATATTGACAACTTGGCTGTCGCGTACAAGAATGTTTTTCCCATTCAATCTTGGGCAAGAAAGAATCAAAGAAGCACCCGGTATATTACCTAACACTTTCACCATATGCCGTCCTGGCGGTGAAATAAATTCCAACTGCACACTGGTGCCAATCGGTACATCAAGGTCACCTAAATCGACCTGCATCACTCCAGCCATGTTTTACCTATTTTCTTTGATTATTTTTGATTGAAGCCAACGGCTTTTAGCATAGCTTGCTCAGAATCATGGTGCACTTGACAAGTATTAAATTCATCCCGCTCAACATAGTTCTTCCTGAGCCAATCAAATGTGGACTCTTTTGTGTTGATGCGATACTGAAATCGTAAACGAGCATCATCTCTTGCCACATCATAAATGGCATGCATACTTCTCGCCAGTATTTCTTCTTTACACAAGTGTGTATTAAGCTGAATAGATTGCAAATTTCCTGGCGTCACCGCGTCTTCCATACTGAATTGTGCGTCTAAACCAAAGCATTTGCACAAGGCCTGATAAACCATCCAGGTGCCCTTTTCACGTCCTTGCCGACTGTAGCCAGCTATGTGTGGTGTCGCAATATCCGTAATGTTTACCAGTTGTTGTGAAATATTAGGCTCGTCATGCCAGACATCCAACACTAGATTAAGGTCACCAGAAAGCTCTTTATAACGTGACAGCAAAGCGTCTTCATTGATAACACCGCCTCGGCCCGCTGAAATAATACTGCTACCCGCCTTAATCTGAGCAAGCTCATTTTCGGACAACATATTCAAGGTAGGGTATGGTCCAGACTGAGTCATTGGCGAATGCAAACAGATCACATCGCACGTCAATACGTCTGCCAATTCAACGAAATTAGCCTCTCGGCTCAGCATGGGATCATCTGCCAGTTTCAGCGGATCGTAAACGCACACCTGACAGCCCAAAGCGGCAAAACGCTTATAAACAGTGCGCCCCACATTGCCATAACCGATTACAGCTACTTTTGCAGACAACCACTTAATGCCTTTATTGAGATAAAGATGTCCTAACGCACTAAAAACATAATCCGCAACCGCTTCAGCATTACAGCCAGGAGCACTGGAAAAAGCAATATTTTGCGCACGTAAATATGCTTCATCTATGTGATCAACACCAATAGTGGCGCTGCCAACAAATTTCACTTTACTGCCCGTTAATAAATTCTCATTCACCTTAGTAACCGACCTTACCAAAAGCGCATCTGCGTCTTTCACTTGCTGGGCCGAGAGATCTCTTCCACTTACTAAGGTCACCTCTCCTAAATGGGAGAAAAGCCGTTTTACATTCGGCATATTTTCATCAGCAACGATTTTCATATTCGTGTTTTAAAAACTCATTAAAATCAACATCAGGATGGCGTTTCGCCAATAAAAATCGTGCATAAATCTCTGCCCTGTAAGGCAGGTTTTTATTCTCGATATAGGATTCTACTTGCTGCATGACTGCCTTACGAAAAGGTGAAGCATCGTAATCAGGATAAGCTAAATTATCGACACTGACATTAAAAGGCATACCAGCTGACCAGTGTAAAATGCATTCAACTGCTTGCGGTTTCACTTCAACTTGTTCAAATTCTGCCTGCTGCGTTAAGTTTCGGCTGTCGGTTTCATACCAATAACCATAATCTTCAAGCTGCCTTCGTTTCGCGCCGGCAATACACCAGTGGCTTACCTCATGCAAAGCGCTAGAAGCGTAATCAAGACGAAACAATATCTTTGCGGGCTGATCGTCCTTAGCAGGCAAATACAAAGGCTCATCAGAATTCCCAACCAAGCAGGTCTGATAGGAATGCAAAAAACACTGATTAAAAGCCAATACTATTTGGTCAACAAGAGCCAAGAGTCTAGTCTCCAAAAAGTGGCGATTATCACACAAAATAGCGCCATGTAGAATGTCTACATGGCGCTATTAAATGTCACACTGCATCTTCTAACAATAATTAACCGCGATAATAATTCGCCGCAACAAAAGGCATTTTGACTTGGGTTAATGAAATCTTTTTACCTCGCATCTGGGCAAATATAGGCTCTTCAGTGGCCAACACGCTGGCATCAACATAACCCATCAAGATAGGTTTTTCCAAACTCGGTGAGAAACCGCCACTGGTCACCTTGCCAACCAAACCTCCTGCTTGGTTTACCAGCTCAACACCTTCACGAATAGGGGCGCGTCCTTCGGCAATAAAACCAACACGTTTTTTACTTGGCTTATCAGTAAACTGCGGCAAAATCACATCCGCACCCAAGAAACCACCAGCACGCTCTCCTTCGGTACGACGAACTTTTTGAATGGCCCAGTTTAACGATGCTTCCACTGGCGTTGTTTCGGTATCTATATCATGCCCATACAAGCACAAGCCAGCCTCAAGGCGCAGAGAATCACGCGCTCCCAAACCAATCCACTCCACTTCAGATTCAGCCAACAAAGCCTTTGCCAAAGTATCCGCCTGCTCATTTGCAACAGAGATTTCGTAACCATCTTCCCCTGTATAGCCAGAGCAACTCACCCATAATTCAATCCCTTGCCAAATAAACTTACTGCTTTGCATGAAAATCATGTTGGCGGCCTCCGGCACCATGCGAGCAAATACTTCGCGAGCCTTCGGACCTTGCAAAGCAAGCAATGCCCTATCTTCTAGAACCACCACATCAGAAGTGACTAGGCTTTTCTGCAAATGCTCAATGTCTTGATCTTTACAAGCCGCATTCACCACCATGTATATTTCATCACCCCAGTTAGCGAACATCAAATCATCAGAAATACCGCCTTTTTCTGTGGTAAACATGCCGTAACGCTGCAAGCCTTGCGGCAAATCAATCACATCAACAGGTAAAATAGCCTCTAACTCTTGCTTAACTTGCTCGCCTTTTAGCAGCACTTGCCCCATATGAGACACATCAAATAAACCAGCCTGCTGACGCGTCCACAAATGTTCTTTTTTTACCCCAAGTGGGTACTGAACTGGCATTTCATAGCCGGCAAATTCAACCATTCTGGCACTGCTAGCAAGGTGCTGCTCATATAAGGCGGTACGTTTCATTTTATTACCTGCAAGATTCTTGTTTAAAAAAGTTTCCAATAGGAAACAGATTACCGAAAATATAAGTGCATTGACAAGTCTCCCTTAGATTTATTTAAACCAATTGACACACTACAACGTACGAGAAAGATAATAAATCAAACCATTTGGTCAACTTAAGTTTCACTACATTTTTTTAAAACAAGTGGGTTTTTCATGTTTCCAATTGGAAACTTTTTGATTATGATAAGCGCAAATTGACGTGAACAGGACAATGACTGACGCTCTAAGAAAGATGATCTTTTTTCATCACCTTAGACTGCCAAAGTGTTATTATAGTTAAGACTCATTGTCTTATGGGCATACATGTTTATTTAAGAGGATATTTTTCATGGCCAACACCGAAGCCTTTTTCAGCCAAGCGCTTGCTGAGCGTGATCCTGAGCTTTATGCAACCATTACTGAAGAGCAAGAACGTCAGGAGACTGGCATTGAATTGATCGCTTCTGAAAACATCACTT
The window above is part of the Marinomonas sp. THO17 genome. Proteins encoded here:
- the gcvT gene encoding glycine cleavage system aminomethyltransferase GcvT, with product MKRTALYEQHLASSARMVEFAGYEMPVQYPLGVKKEHLWTRQQAGLFDVSHMGQVLLKGEQVKQELEAILPVDVIDLPQGLQRYGMFTTEKGGISDDLMFANWGDEIYMVVNAACKDQDIEHLQKSLVTSDVVVLEDRALLALQGPKAREVFARMVPEAANMIFMQSSKFIWQGIELWVSCSGYTGEDGYEISVANEQADTLAKALLAESEVEWIGLGARDSLRLEAGLCLYGHDIDTETTPVEASLNWAIQKVRRTEGERAGGFLGADVILPQFTDKPSKKRVGFIAEGRAPIREGVELVNQAGGLVGKVTSGGFSPSLEKPILMGYVDASVLATEEPIFAQMRGKKISLTQVKMPFVAANYYRG